The DNA segment CCACCCTGCGGGTGACCTTCGACGACAGCACCGTCCCGCCCTGCGCCAGCGTGCGCACCAGGTGGGGCAGCTCCTCCGGATCGGTGTCCTTGAGCAGGAACCCGGCCGCGCCCGAGCGCAGTGCCGTGGCCACGTAGTCGTCGGCGTCGAACGTGGTGAGCATCGCGACCACCGGGGGCTGAGGCATCCGGCGCAGGTCGGCCAGCACGGACAGCCCGTCGACGTCCGGCATCCGGATGTCGAGCAGGACGACGTCGGGTAGCAGTTCCCGCACCGCGCGCACGCCCAGACCGCCGGGCACCGCGCCGACGACCTCGATGTCGTCCGCCGCGTTGAGAATGTGTGTGAAACCCGTACGGATCAGGGCTTCGTCGTCGATCACCATTACCCGGACCACGTGCGCTCCGCTCCTCGCAAGCCTGCCTGCGATGCCTACCCCCGCCGGAGCCCGCCGGGGGCGGCCGGCGCGCGGTACCCGCCGATCGGCGGCACGGACTCAGCCGGTCGGCGGGGACTCCCCCGGCCGCCCGGCGGGCATGCGGCCGGTCGGCGGGGGGAGGTGTTTGCGGACGCGTGGCGGGGCGCCTCGGGACGGCTGCCGGAGTGGTTCGGGCGGCGGCGCGGTGAACCCATCGGTACATGGCCCGCAAAGCACCGGCTCGCCGAGCGACACCGGCATCGGCATCGGCATCGGCTCGCCGACCGACACCGGCCCCCGCGGCACTCCCGGCCCCGCCGGGACGTGTGCCACCAGCACCGGATCGCGCCCGTCTCCCCGACCCGGCCCCGCCCGGTCCGGGAGGGTCCCGGCGGGGCGGCTCGTCGGAATCGACCTGGCCCGCGGACTCGCGGTCTTCGGCATGTTCTCGGTCCACGTCGGCCCCGACCCGGCGGTGGGCGGCCCGGTGGGATTCCTGCTGGAGACGGCGAGCGGCCGCTCCTCCGCCCTCTTCGCCCTGCTGGCCGGGTTCTCCCTGGTCATCATCACCGGCCGCCCGCGGCCCCGTACCGGCCGGGCGGGCCGGCAGGCCGTGGTCACGGTCGTGATCCGGGCCGTGGTGCTGCTGGTCCTCGGCTACGCGCTGAGCGCCCTCGGCACCGAGGTCAACGTGATCCTCAGCTACTACGGGGTGCTCTTCCTCGCCGTTCTCCCGCTGTACCGGCTGCGGGCCGGGACGCTCGCCCTCGCCGCCGGCGCGGCCGCCCTGGTCCTCCCCCAGGCCCTGTACGGGATCCGGACGGCCATCGCGGACGGCGGCTGGGCGGACGCCGTCACGGCCCACGACCCCCTGGCCCTCCTCACCGGCACGGACGGCACCCTGGACCTGCTGTTCACCGGGGACTACCCGGTGCTGACCTGGATACCGTTCCTGCTCGCCGGAATGGCGGTGGCCCGGCTGGACCTGGGCCGCCCGCACACCGCCTCGCGGCTCGCGCTGACCGGCGGGGCGCTCGCGCTGCTGGGCTACGGCGGCTCCTGGCTGGCCCTGCGCCTGGTCCCGCACGCCCGCTCCGCCGTCGCGGCCGCCACGCACCGCCCGGCGTCGTCCCCCTGGTGGTGGTCCGACACCGCGGGCGAGCCCGCGGGCCGCCCCCCGCCGGGCTGGCTGCTGGTGGCCGTCCCGCACAGCGAGACGACGTTCTCGATCGTCGGGGGCACCGGAGTCGCCGTTGCCGTGGTCGCCGGCTGCCTGACCGTCGCGGCTCGGGCGCCCCGGCTCACCCGTGCGGCCGGTCCCGTCGCCGCGGTGGGCATGATGGCGCTGACCTCGTACGTCCTGCACATCCTGGCGCTGTGGTTCTTCGACGACGTCTGGTACGTCCCCGGCGTCGACGGCGACGGCATGTCCGCCCTGACGGTGCTGGCCGCGTTCATCGCTGCCACCATGCTCCTGGCGACGGTGTGGACCCGGCTGTTCAGACGCGGGCCCATGGAGCAGCTCCTGCACCTCCTCACC comes from the Streptomyces sp. SUK 48 genome and includes:
- a CDS encoding response regulator transcription factor, encoding MVRVMVIDDEALIRTGFTHILNAADDIEVVGAVPGGLGVRAVRELLPDVVLLDIRMPDVDGLSVLADLRRMPQPPVVAMLTTFDADDYVATALRSGAAGFLLKDTDPEELPHLVRTLAQGGTVLSSKVTRRVVDGYLDHGAREPAAVRLTDRLTERERAVLTLMAEGLANTDIGERLHLSTGTVKGHVTNLLGKLRVGSRVQAVLIAERAGLLSREGGEGVR
- a CDS encoding DUF418 domain-containing protein, encoding MDLARGLAVFGMFSVHVGPDPAVGGPVGFLLETASGRSSALFALLAGFSLVIITGRPRPRTGRAGRQAVVTVVIRAVVLLVLGYALSALGTEVNVILSYYGVLFLAVLPLYRLRAGTLALAAGAAALVLPQALYGIRTAIADGGWADAVTAHDPLALLTGTDGTLDLLFTGDYPVLTWIPFLLAGMAVARLDLGRPHTASRLALTGGALALLGYGGSWLALRLVPHARSAVAAATHRPASSPWWWSDTAGEPAGRPPPGWLLVAVPHSETTFSIVGGTGVAVAVVAGCLTVAARAPRLTRAAGPVAAVGMMALTSYVLHILALWFFDDVWYVPGVDGDGMSALTVLAAFIAATMLLATVWTRLFRRGPMEQLLHLLTRPARSVG